The following DNA comes from Amycolatopsis solani.
CCGATGAGCACGACCCGGCCGTCGAAGCCCTTGTCCCGCAGCGAAGCCACGGCCTGGAACCCGCTCTGCCCCGACCCGACGACGAGAACCGTGTTCTGTGCACCCATGACCGCCATCCGATCACAAGTGGCTCAAACCGTCGAGGAACCACCACTCGACCGCAGGGCGCGCGGGGCCCCGAGCACCCGCGAGATCCCCCGCGCCGCGGCCCGGACGGCCGGGACCAGCGTCCGCGGGTCCGTCCCTTCCGCGGGGACGACCACGGAGATCGCCGCCGCCACTTCGTCGGTGGCGTCGAAGACCGGGGCCGCCACGGACAACGCGATCAGCTCGATCTGGCCGTCGCTGATCGCGTAGCCGTCCCGCCGGACATCGGCGAGGACGCGCCGCAGCTGCCCGGGCGAGCCGATCGTCTTCGGCGTGAACGTCTTGAGCGGCCCGGCCAGGACCTCCTCCTGCGCCTCGGCGGGCGCGTGCGCGAGCAGCACCTGCCCGACGCCGGTGGCGTGCGCGGGCAGCCGGCCACCCACCCGCGTCAGGACGTTGACCGCGCCGCGGCCGGAAATGCGCTCGACGTAGACGACCTCGGCCCCGTCGAGCACCGCGAGCTGCACGTTCTGGTGGGTGGCCTCGTAGAGGTCCTCCAGGAACGGCATCGCGCTTTCCCGCAGCTCGGCGCCGTGCGGCGCGAGCGAAGCGACCTCCCACAGCCATAACCCGACGCGGTACACGCCCGCTTCGTCGCGGACGAGCGCCCCGCGCCGGGTCAGCTCGCCGGCCAGCCGGTGGGTGGTCGACAGCGGCAGCCCGACGCGGCGGCTGAGCTCGGACAGCGTGAGCCGCGGCCGCTCGGCGGTGAAGGCGCCCAGCAGGTCGAGGACGCGGTCCACGACCGACGGCGGCCGCTTCGCGCTGTGCCGCACCGGCTCAGTCTTCGTCGTCACCCGGCAGCAGCGGGCGCATGAACGTCCGCCGGTACCGGAGCACGCAGCCGCTTTCCTCGCGGATCTTGTCGGCCTCGATGAAGTCCGGGTCGACGCCGAACAGCGTCCGGTAGCGCTCGTACGCGGCGAGGCTCTCGAAGCTGAACAGCGCCCGCGCTTCGTCGCTCGCCCCTTCCGACGGCAGGAAGTAGCCGTGGTGGATGCCGCCTTCGCGGTTCACCAGCCGCATCCACGCGGCGGCGAAGCGTTCGAAGTCGGGGAGCTTCGCGGGGTCGATGACGTAGTCGACGACGCACGTGATCATCAGTGGCCGCCCCAGACGCGGTCGGCCGTCGTCACGAGCAGCTCCAGCTTCCGCAGCTGGTCGTCCGTCGTCAGGTCGTTGCCCTCTTCGGTCGATGAGAACCCGCACTGCGGCGACAGGCAGAGCTGGTCGACGTCGACGTACTGGGACGCTTCTTCGATGCGCCGCACCAGGACGTCGGCGTCCTCCAGCTCCGGCCGCTTCGTCGTGACCAGGCCGAGGACGACCTTCTTGTTCTTCGGCACGAACCGCAGCGGCTCGAAGCCGCCGGAGCGTTCGTCGTCGAACTCCAGGAAGAACCCGTCGACGGCGAGGTCGCCGAAGAGCGCTTCCGCGACGAACTCGTAGCTCCCGGACGCGACCCACGACGACCGGAAGTTGCCGCGGCACAGGTGGGTCGTGACGGTGAGGTCCTCGGGACGGCCGGCCAGCGCCGCGTTCATCGTCGCGATGTTGCGCAGGTGCTGGGTGTCCGGGTCGCCGCCCATCCGCGCGACGAGCTCCCGCTGCGCCGGGTCGTTGAGGTAGGCGAGGCTGGTGTCGTCGAGCTGGAGGTACCGGCAGCCGAGGCCGTGCACGGCGGAGACCTGCGCCGAATACGCGGCGCTCAGGTCGGTGAAGAACTCTTCGAGGTCCGGGTAAACGCTCTCACTGACCGCGGCCCGGCCGCCGCGGTAGTAGACCATGCTCGGCGACGGGATGGTCAGCTTCGGTGTCACCCCGTCGTCCACATGGGACTTGAGGAACTCGAAGTGCGAGGCGAAGATCGGCTCGTCGAGCCGCACCTTGCCGTCGACCTGCAGGCCCGGCGGGCTGAACTCGAGGTCCCCGGCCAGGTTGTGGAACTTGACGTGCAGCCGCTCGTCGCTCTTGGAGATGCCGCCCAGCGCGTAGATGAAGTCCATGTGCCACGAGGCGCGGCGGAATTCGCCGTCGGTGGCCGAACTCAGCC
Coding sequences within:
- a CDS encoding IclR family transcriptional regulator; the encoded protein is MRHSAKRPPSVVDRVLDLLGAFTAERPRLTLSELSRRVGLPLSTTHRLAGELTRRGALVRDEAGVYRVGLWLWEVASLAPHGAELRESAMPFLEDLYEATHQNVQLAVLDGAEVVYVERISGRGAVNVLTRVGGRLPAHATGVGQVLLAHAPAEAQEEVLAGPLKTFTPKTIGSPGQLRRVLADVRRDGYAISDGQIELIALSVAAPVFDATDEVAAAISVVVPAEGTDPRTLVPAVRAAARGISRVLGAPRALRSSGGSSTV
- a CDS encoding NIPSNAP family protein, with protein sequence MITCVVDYVIDPAKLPDFERFAAAWMRLVNREGGIHHGYFLPSEGASDEARALFSFESLAAYERYRTLFGVDPDFIEADKIREESGCVLRYRRTFMRPLLPGDDED
- a CDS encoding 5-methyltetrahydropteroyltriglutamate--homocysteine S-methyltransferase; this encodes MTSGGIPQVGPPFRADHVGSLLRPPVLRDARRRHESGEIGAEQLRAVEDDAIRDVIKMQKAAGLSSATDGEFRRASWHMDFIYALGGISKSDERLHVKFHNLAGDLEFSPPGLQVDGKVRLDEPIFASHFEFLKSHVDDGVTPKLTIPSPSMVYYRGGRAAVSESVYPDLEEFFTDLSAAYSAQVSAVHGLGCRYLQLDDTSLAYLNDPAQRELVARMGGDPDTQHLRNIATMNAALAGRPEDLTVTTHLCRGNFRSSWVASGSYEFVAEALFGDLAVDGFFLEFDDERSGGFEPLRFVPKNKKVVLGLVTTKRPELEDADVLVRRIEEASQYVDVDQLCLSPQCGFSSTEEGNDLTTDDQLRKLELLVTTADRVWGGH